Proteins encoded by one window of Gordonia jinghuaiqii:
- a CDS encoding alpha/beta hydrolase, whose product MVMADRPEVQTASGPVATLAVVGLAQNLLTGLARVPFRKPFSGPAGLLDNLGQSVTRQVIRSFMGYSMGLPIEEFRSMEKILDDICRVVMPPFVELTDGVELTNDTIGGVPGLWCRAKASTDAYVDDADDKEEIAATILYLHGGGYIGTSPIMYSAFASSVVAITGFEVFIADYRMAPEFPFPAGVVDAADVYQALLGRGVDPEHIIVAGDSGGGGLATSLVAHLHAQGLPKPGALALFSPEIDLDLDHPSITENAQYDVLPWNIPVTPYLHGVQPNDARVSIVNAEPEPEWFPPTFVCWGSDEMFRDGIRDFVSRLEAAEVPTYAMEEQGMFHVFPILMPWAESSRRVYRALRELAATHVAADPDATQTH is encoded by the coding sequence ATGGTGATGGCTGATCGTCCCGAGGTCCAGACCGCGTCAGGGCCGGTGGCCACGCTGGCCGTGGTCGGACTCGCGCAGAACCTGCTCACCGGACTGGCGCGGGTACCGTTCCGCAAGCCGTTCTCCGGGCCGGCGGGACTGCTCGACAACCTCGGGCAGTCGGTCACCCGGCAGGTGATCCGCTCGTTCATGGGCTACTCGATGGGGCTGCCGATCGAGGAGTTCCGGTCGATGGAGAAGATCCTCGACGACATCTGCCGCGTCGTGATGCCGCCCTTCGTCGAACTGACCGACGGCGTCGAACTGACCAACGACACGATCGGCGGCGTCCCCGGCCTGTGGTGCCGCGCGAAGGCCAGCACCGACGCCTACGTCGACGACGCCGACGACAAGGAGGAGATCGCGGCGACGATCCTCTACCTGCACGGCGGCGGGTACATCGGCACCTCGCCGATCATGTACTCGGCCTTCGCGTCATCGGTGGTGGCGATCACCGGCTTCGAGGTGTTCATCGCCGACTACCGCATGGCCCCCGAATTCCCCTTCCCCGCGGGCGTCGTCGACGCCGCCGACGTCTATCAGGCCCTCCTGGGGCGGGGCGTCGACCCCGAACACATCATCGTCGCCGGCGACTCGGGCGGTGGTGGCCTGGCCACATCGCTGGTGGCCCATCTCCATGCGCAGGGGTTGCCGAAACCCGGTGCGCTGGCGTTGTTCTCACCAGAGATCGACCTGGACCTCGACCATCCGTCGATCACCGAGAACGCCCAGTACGACGTGCTGCCGTGGAACATCCCGGTCACCCCGTACCTCCACGGCGTGCAACCCAACGACGCGCGGGTCTCGATCGTCAACGCCGAACCCGAGCCGGAGTGGTTTCCCCCGACGTTCGTCTGCTGGGGCAGCGACGAGATGTTCCGCGACGGCATCCGGGACTTCGTGTCACGGCTCGAGGCCGCCGAGGTGCCGACCTACGCGATGGAGGAGCAGGGCATGTTCCACGTCTTCCCCATCCTGATGCCCTGGGCCGAATCGTCCCGACGCGTCTACCGGGCACTACGAGAGCTCGCGGCGACACACGTGGCCGCCGATCCGGACGCCACACAGACGCACTGA
- a CDS encoding DUF3375 domain-containing protein has translation MEITAFPAPVEANDTSTRTESAQLSLADAWAANRSIQKSAAGRLFAATNSALYVTLMERHLDYGTKLSEIELSVRLDRDLTDLDLTDQATGLELVKLWARQGWLHRVTDTSDLNAPNLCHLTSEARSVLDYMRRQRREDSIATGGSITGIAAELRRVAGQVSNDPEQIRSEIEAQMSELDTELADLDAGRRPPVDFRVAEDAARTIGYQMEQIISDIGQYGTMLDRITTALLDDPNDSDLAYRDRQRQLFDDYEALLDSPQSASYQAFSQMIQDPERRARLKVDIETIIENFPGMDAGLRSVMDNFFGLVTQQMAEVGRTRQRCARRIRRFVASGTLEQSRGLARQLNDALTTANELLKTSLADRRIGYELPLAAPTVNSIGRLAFEIREHVPPAPALPAGVDADFSAFASLTGQVDTVELTDTVNSAVAAGPVALADVIEGLDEPYLAHVIVLWSWASKQQAAGEKVPMTTVRFRSLVGEDHAIEVPDLTFTEPIPTAEVDAE, from the coding sequence ATGGAGATTACTGCCTTCCCGGCTCCCGTCGAGGCGAACGACACGTCCACCCGGACCGAGTCTGCCCAGCTCAGCCTCGCCGACGCGTGGGCGGCCAACCGGTCGATCCAGAAGTCGGCGGCGGGACGCCTGTTCGCGGCCACCAACTCGGCTCTCTACGTCACGTTGATGGAGCGCCACCTCGATTACGGCACCAAACTGTCGGAGATCGAGCTGTCGGTGCGCCTGGACCGCGACCTCACCGACCTCGACCTCACCGACCAGGCCACCGGCCTGGAGCTGGTGAAGCTGTGGGCGCGGCAGGGCTGGCTGCACCGTGTCACCGACACCAGCGACCTCAACGCCCCCAACCTGTGTCACCTGACCAGCGAGGCCCGCTCGGTGCTGGACTACATGCGCCGTCAGCGACGCGAGGATTCCATTGCCACCGGCGGGTCCATCACCGGCATCGCCGCCGAACTCCGACGCGTCGCCGGGCAGGTCAGCAATGATCCCGAGCAGATCCGCTCGGAGATCGAGGCCCAGATGTCGGAGCTGGACACCGAGCTCGCCGACCTCGACGCCGGCCGCCGGCCCCCGGTCGATTTCCGCGTCGCCGAGGACGCCGCCCGCACCATCGGCTACCAGATGGAGCAGATCATCTCCGACATCGGCCAGTACGGCACGATGCTCGACCGGATCACCACCGCACTGCTCGACGACCCCAACGACTCCGACCTCGCCTACCGCGACCGTCAGCGACAGCTGTTCGACGACTACGAAGCGCTTCTCGACTCGCCGCAGTCGGCGTCGTATCAGGCGTTTTCGCAGATGATCCAGGATCCGGAACGCCGGGCACGCCTCAAGGTCGACATCGAGACGATCATCGAGAACTTCCCCGGCATGGACGCCGGCCTGCGGTCGGTGATGGACAACTTCTTCGGCCTGGTCACCCAGCAGATGGCCGAGGTCGGTCGCACCCGGCAGCGCTGCGCCCGCCGGATCCGGCGCTTCGTGGCCTCGGGCACCCTCGAGCAGAGCCGTGGCCTCGCGCGTCAGCTCAACGACGCCCTCACCACCGCCAACGAGCTGCTCAAGACCTCCCTCGCCGACCGTCGCATCGGTTACGAGCTGCCGCTGGCCGCGCCGACGGTCAACTCGATCGGCCGTCTCGCCTTCGAGATCCGCGAACACGTGCCGCCCGCACCGGCTCTACCTGCGGGCGTCGACGCGGATTTCTCGGCGTTCGCCTCGCTCACCGGCCAGGTCGACACCGTCGAACTCACCGACACCGTCAACAGCGCCGTCGCCGCCGGACCCGTCGCCCTGGCCGATGTCATCGAGGGGCTCGACGAGCCGTACCTCGCGCACGTCATCGTGTTGTGGTCCTGGGCGTCCAAACAGCAGGCTGCAGGGGAGAAGGTGCCGATGACCACCGTGCGGTTCCGCTCCCTGGTCGGTGAGGACCACGCCATCGAAGTTCCCGACCTGACCTTCACCGAACCGATTCCGACTGCGGAGGTCGACGCCGAATGA
- a CDS encoding DUF4194 domain-containing protein — protein sequence MTTTDETANPTGNTTDEFAGFDDLPTVAKGAASHAPSAPRFDGDVSELPDRACWALQNLLTRRYISGDRQPQLWSWVAEYSDVLRGRLSELDLRLRIVDELQVAFVEQAGYDSRWGRRILKRETIHTYDAILSLHLAKYVRAARDEPVLITREEIHELFAGVTNTIDRDLALFDKRIERAIDKMEELEFLRKQRDDADTFTVSPVISAVMTASVITDLQRQFEQFIGAGDTGEVPPGAAVDEPAEPDDEAEDGYGDDEGDDW from the coding sequence ATGACCACCACCGACGAGACTGCCAACCCGACTGGTAACACCACCGACGAGTTCGCCGGCTTCGACGACCTGCCCACCGTCGCGAAGGGTGCGGCCTCGCACGCGCCGAGCGCACCTCGCTTCGACGGCGACGTCAGTGAGCTGCCCGACCGTGCCTGTTGGGCCCTGCAGAATCTGCTGACCCGCCGCTACATCAGCGGCGACCGCCAGCCGCAGCTGTGGTCGTGGGTGGCCGAGTACTCCGACGTGCTCCGCGGCCGGCTGTCCGAGCTCGACCTCCGCCTGCGCATCGTCGACGAGTTGCAGGTCGCCTTCGTCGAGCAGGCCGGTTACGACTCCCGCTGGGGCCGAAGGATTCTCAAGCGCGAGACCATCCACACCTACGACGCCATCCTGTCGCTGCACCTGGCCAAGTACGTGCGCGCCGCCCGCGACGAGCCGGTGCTCATCACCCGTGAGGAGATCCACGAACTGTTCGCCGGGGTCACCAACACCATCGACCGCGACCTCGCGCTCTTCGACAAGCGCATCGAGCGGGCCATCGACAAGATGGAAGAACTCGAGTTCCTGCGTAAGCAGCGCGACGACGCCGACACCTTCACCGTCAGCCCGGTCATCTCCGCGGTGATGACGGCATCGGTGATCACCGACCTGCAGCGACAGTTCGAGCAGTTCATCGGCGCCGGCGACACCGGGGAGGTGCCGCCCGGCGCTGCGGTCGACGAACCCGCCGAACCCGATGACGAGGCCGAAGACGGTTACGGCGACGATGAAGGAGACGACTGGTGA
- a CDS encoding ATP-binding protein: MSGQVDQYHLSRLQLINWGVFDGYHSIPFSPNGSLITGSSGSGKSSLLDAISLAFLPDHRRNFNASGDATAAGSSSGKRTVGKYVRGAWGERRDGTNAHREIMYLRGTGPAWAAISVTYTSTSGEAITGLVLKWLAAGKMTDAHSSYFIYDGDADIVEACNEWAAANYNSAKFRDRGWRGGPGEGKYLSTLYSLIGIRGSDAAQQLLGKAKSLKSVGGLAQFVREFMLDAPTSIVGISDALDQIDPLVEARELLDVARRKRTILGNIEEVHERYAGEAATFSVLDTIDSTTIRSYVNNLRIRNAEPEVADLDDQITRLDGDLAALTTQHDQLRQDHSLLLSRIATSTGDLAPLREQLGGAQKLSTEVTARRNSYEDKVSALGFTPPTRAEGFWLLREELLEEATKIDGQLDAGRAHYAEALASEVAARTRRDAAQEELGRVENAGSALPRTEHEMRRVIAHALQIDESELKYVAELVELDPDEERWRLAVEKVLRNAGLRLLVPDEHFRSALRFVNSHDMRGRIQLHQAENRPMPVVEPGTLASKLRPVDSGHPCAAEAMTILARLGNHMCVDNPGEFSQYAKAVTDQGLRKDSAKLAVKDDRQQLRRSQYIFVGDVASKITALRDELEYEERAFEDARQDCAELDRERSAKERRRDAYRRVCEQFTQWNEIDVDSVDDRVDQLTDQYDLLIEENPDVEALQRKAEDLWEQVRNAISQAALVKDKIARHDDRRTQLLDLIDRLKPEDVPARAEKTLDGFREDLSATLDVLNPEPYRQEIVKAAGRERDRMRSDARRSRDELARILDTYDEEFPDAIPNDSDDFDERLHDYVAVCRRIDERELPAAYERMRRLITEQAPGAILGLHMAADAEERRIVEQIERVNTGLGAVAFNRGTRLRLRPGRKKLAAVEELTEKARQISNRATAVSFGDEQAILEQYSDILLLRERLAGNTPEDRQWTRDALDVRNRFDFYCEEHDAESGETIRTYSNAGDNSGGEQEKLMAFCLAGALSFNLASPHGNDNRPIFAQLMLDEAFSKSDPQFAQQALSAFRKFGFQLIIVATVQNTSTIQPYVDNVVMVSKTEVGPELRPVATATSTGIKAFSELRRSGSQLPV; this comes from the coding sequence GTGAGCGGGCAGGTCGACCAGTACCACCTGTCCCGGTTGCAGCTGATCAACTGGGGTGTGTTCGACGGGTATCACTCGATCCCGTTCAGCCCCAACGGTTCTCTGATCACCGGGTCGTCGGGTAGCGGTAAGTCGTCGTTGCTCGACGCCATCTCGCTGGCCTTCCTCCCGGATCATCGACGCAACTTCAACGCCTCGGGCGATGCGACGGCGGCCGGCTCGTCGAGCGGTAAGCGCACGGTCGGCAAGTACGTGCGCGGCGCCTGGGGTGAGCGGCGCGATGGCACCAACGCGCACCGCGAGATCATGTACCTGCGCGGCACCGGCCCGGCGTGGGCGGCCATCTCGGTCACCTACACCTCCACCTCCGGCGAGGCCATCACCGGTCTGGTCCTCAAGTGGCTGGCCGCGGGCAAGATGACCGACGCGCACAGCTCGTACTTCATCTACGACGGCGACGCCGACATCGTCGAGGCCTGCAACGAGTGGGCCGCGGCCAACTACAACTCGGCCAAGTTCCGCGACCGCGGCTGGCGCGGCGGACCCGGCGAGGGCAAGTATCTCTCTACGCTGTACTCGCTCATCGGGATCCGCGGCTCCGACGCCGCCCAGCAGCTCCTCGGAAAAGCCAAGTCGCTCAAGAGCGTCGGCGGTCTCGCGCAGTTCGTGCGGGAGTTCATGCTCGACGCCCCGACCAGCATCGTCGGCATCTCCGACGCCCTCGATCAGATCGATCCGCTCGTCGAAGCCCGTGAGCTGCTCGACGTCGCACGCCGCAAGCGCACCATCCTCGGCAACATCGAGGAGGTGCACGAGCGGTACGCGGGGGAGGCGGCCACCTTCTCCGTCCTCGACACCATCGACAGCACCACCATCCGCAGCTACGTCAACAACCTGCGGATCCGCAACGCGGAACCAGAGGTCGCCGACCTCGACGACCAGATCACCCGCCTCGACGGCGATCTCGCCGCGCTGACCACCCAGCACGACCAGCTCCGCCAGGACCACAGCCTGCTGCTGTCCCGCATCGCCACCTCCACCGGCGACCTCGCCCCACTGCGGGAACAGCTCGGTGGCGCACAGAAACTCAGCACCGAGGTCACCGCGCGGCGGAACTCCTACGAGGACAAGGTCTCCGCGCTCGGTTTCACCCCGCCCACCCGGGCCGAGGGCTTCTGGCTGCTCCGCGAGGAACTCCTCGAGGAGGCCACCAAGATCGACGGACAGCTCGACGCCGGTCGCGCGCATTACGCCGAGGCGCTGGCCAGCGAGGTCGCCGCGCGCACCCGCCGCGACGCCGCCCAGGAGGAACTCGGCCGCGTCGAGAATGCCGGTTCCGCGCTACCTCGCACCGAACACGAGATGCGCCGCGTCATCGCCCACGCGCTGCAGATCGACGAGTCCGAGCTGAAGTACGTCGCCGAGCTCGTCGAACTCGACCCCGACGAGGAACGCTGGCGCCTGGCCGTCGAGAAGGTCCTGCGCAACGCGGGACTGCGGTTGTTGGTGCCGGACGAGCACTTCCGTTCCGCGTTGCGCTTCGTGAACTCCCACGACATGCGCGGCCGAATCCAGCTGCACCAGGCCGAGAACCGGCCGATGCCGGTGGTGGAACCAGGCACCTTGGCATCCAAGCTGCGGCCCGTCGATTCGGGTCACCCGTGTGCCGCCGAGGCGATGACCATCCTTGCGCGCCTGGGCAACCACATGTGCGTCGACAACCCAGGGGAGTTCTCGCAGTACGCCAAGGCCGTCACCGACCAGGGCCTGCGCAAGGATTCGGCGAAGCTCGCGGTCAAGGACGACCGTCAGCAGCTGCGCCGGTCGCAGTACATCTTCGTCGGCGATGTCGCGTCCAAGATCACCGCGCTGCGCGACGAACTCGAGTATGAGGAGCGGGCCTTCGAGGATGCGCGCCAGGACTGTGCCGAGCTCGACCGTGAGCGCAGCGCCAAGGAACGACGCCGCGATGCGTATCGCCGTGTGTGCGAGCAGTTCACGCAGTGGAACGAGATCGACGTCGACTCCGTCGATGACCGCGTCGACCAGCTCACCGACCAGTACGACCTGCTGATCGAGGAGAATCCCGACGTCGAAGCCCTGCAGCGCAAGGCCGAGGACCTGTGGGAGCAGGTGCGCAACGCGATTTCGCAGGCCGCCCTGGTGAAGGACAAGATCGCCCGCCACGACGACCGTCGCACGCAGCTGCTCGACCTCATCGACCGGCTCAAACCCGAAGATGTTCCCGCACGGGCGGAGAAGACCCTCGACGGCTTCCGCGAGGACCTCTCGGCGACCCTCGACGTGCTGAACCCGGAGCCGTACCGCCAGGAGATCGTCAAGGCCGCCGGCCGCGAGCGCGACCGCATGCGTTCCGACGCACGACGCTCCCGCGACGAGCTGGCCCGCATCCTCGACACCTACGACGAGGAATTCCCCGACGCCATCCCGAATGACAGCGACGACTTCGACGAACGTCTCCACGACTACGTCGCCGTCTGCCGCCGCATCGACGAGCGCGAACTACCCGCCGCCTACGAGCGGATGCGCCGCCTCATCACCGAGCAGGCACCGGGAGCAATCCTGGGCCTGCACATGGCCGCCGATGCCGAGGAACGACGCATCGTCGAGCAGATCGAGCGCGTCAACACCGGCCTCGGGGCGGTGGCGTTCAACCGAGGTACCCGCCTGCGCCTGCGCCCCGGACGCAAGAAGCTCGCGGCGGTGGAGGAGCTGACCGAGAAGGCCCGGCAGATCTCCAACCGCGCCACCGCGGTCAGCTTCGGCGATGAGCAGGCCATCCTCGAGCAGTACTCCGACATCCTGCTGCTGCGCGAACGCCTCGCCGGCAACACCCCGGAGGACCGGCAGTGGACGCGCGACGCCCTCGATGTGCGTAACCGCTTCGACTTCTACTGCGAGGAACACGACGCCGAGTCCGGCGAGACCATCCGCACCTACTCCAACGCCGGCGACAACTCCGGTGGCGAGCAGGAAAAGCTGATGGCCTTCTGCCTCGCGGGCGCACTGAGCTTCAACCTGGCCAGCCCGCACGGCAACGACAACCGGCCGATTTTCGCCCAGCTGATGCTCGACGAGGCGTTCTCCAAGTCCGACCCGCAGTTCGCGCAGCAGGCGCTGTCGGCGTTCCGCAAGTTCGGGTTCCAGCTGATCATCGTGGCGACGGTCCAGAACACCAGCACGATTCAGCCGTACGTGGACAACGTCGTGATGGTGTCGAAGACTGAGGTCGGGCCTGAGTTGCGCCCGGTTGCGACGGCTACCTCGACGGGGATCAAGGCGTTTTCGGAGTTGCGGCGATCGGGGAGTCAGCTTCCCGTCTAG
- a CDS encoding Z1 domain-containing protein, whose protein sequence is MSKSDPKPMLKRVCFELDDAGINAVFSENDLVDAIAASDVNAPARYEFHIQLSKWDALPDPRWASSMPPYSQGRRDAILVALGFSDEAQTRINDAFHLNLSGAVVISGKPADWDPWYEADAKRSFYWDGYRGVLESKDMDADAIGELNRATDEVVRRLANPAQEHPYQSKGLVVGHVQSGKTANFTGVIAKAIDAGYKLVIVLTGTIELLRGQTQRRLDMELVGEENILGGVPRDDKELTSSVDYIGDGDLDWYEGKFVSYGKDPKELGVPGIRRLTGARDDYKLLKAGLGYLDFRQTDHLVDPARPLYDPQNLHRPDIRIAVVKKNSKVLEHFVHDLQSTKTDLGEIPTLIIDDEADQASINTTRPKKKKDKESQEAKERTAINRRIAQLLGELKRAQYVGYTATPFANVFVDPEDSEDIFPKDFIISLKPPADYMGGNAFHDLGRDDPDDGAEADVPRTVANSNEKAYVRPLLAAPDDLKARDNEMLGALDAYVLAGAIKLQRASKLGKPRLFRHHTMLVHESVSTAEHAALANDIRRVWTSAGYDLPMGLKRLQDLWTNDFRRVTAARAPTEPGIAGFAELIPHIGHAVGKIQMGVNPVVIVNGVAEKDYLQDDIDFQSGDVWKVLVGGTKLSRGFTVEGLTVSYYTRRTTAADTLMQMGRWFGYRRHYRDLVRLYIGRNVPGPRKTVVDLYRTFEAVVRDEEDFREELRRFQGFDDDGRPRVRPMDVPPLVYQTLPYLKPTNSAKMYNAELTEQGEGGKVVDFNQLGEHNDRVNESHFEAVQSLLDAASTEGEFFYISEAGAPRPWKAHYGIFDAEALIDVASRFQWAKNFKFEPYLAFMRKAVDGGTLEDWAIIVPEINSLPTKTVGERRLKIMRRYRRSDRPWQFSGSSTRQRDALLAVSSGMDADTVDVSGHISAALDLPEYSHVKELKVPTRGAFLLTFAGDSTSARFHDTKGITDPKKLPDPVDPKHIATMFSYALPLASAPAGRIAFTVRRKDRPDDAIVDA, encoded by the coding sequence ATGAGCAAGAGTGATCCCAAGCCCATGCTTAAGCGCGTGTGCTTTGAGCTCGACGACGCAGGGATCAACGCGGTCTTCTCGGAGAATGACTTGGTTGACGCGATCGCCGCCTCCGACGTGAACGCACCCGCTCGTTACGAGTTCCACATTCAGCTCTCCAAGTGGGACGCTCTACCGGACCCGCGGTGGGCGTCGAGCATGCCGCCCTATTCGCAGGGACGGAGGGACGCAATCCTTGTAGCTCTTGGCTTCTCCGACGAGGCGCAGACCAGGATCAACGATGCCTTCCACTTGAACTTGTCTGGCGCTGTCGTGATCTCAGGAAAGCCCGCCGACTGGGATCCCTGGTACGAAGCCGACGCGAAACGGTCCTTCTATTGGGACGGATACCGTGGCGTCCTCGAATCCAAGGACATGGATGCAGACGCAATCGGGGAATTGAACCGCGCTACCGACGAGGTGGTCAGACGCTTGGCTAATCCCGCGCAGGAACACCCCTACCAATCGAAAGGCCTGGTGGTCGGCCACGTACAGTCCGGGAAGACCGCCAACTTCACAGGTGTGATCGCTAAAGCGATCGATGCAGGATACAAGCTCGTTATCGTCCTTACTGGCACCATTGAACTACTGCGCGGACAGACTCAGCGCCGGCTTGATATGGAACTCGTCGGAGAGGAGAACATTCTCGGCGGGGTACCTCGCGACGATAAGGAACTCACGTCCTCGGTCGACTACATCGGCGACGGCGACCTCGACTGGTACGAGGGCAAATTTGTTTCCTATGGTAAGGACCCAAAGGAACTCGGGGTCCCCGGAATCCGTCGGCTGACGGGTGCGCGCGACGACTACAAGCTCCTCAAGGCCGGACTTGGATACCTAGATTTCCGCCAGACTGATCACCTCGTCGACCCTGCGCGCCCGCTCTACGACCCTCAGAACCTCCATCGTCCGGACATCCGTATTGCCGTGGTCAAGAAGAACTCCAAGGTACTTGAGCATTTCGTACATGACCTGCAATCCACCAAGACTGACCTTGGCGAGATACCCACACTGATTATCGACGACGAGGCGGACCAAGCGTCAATCAACACGACGAGGCCGAAAAAGAAGAAGGACAAGGAATCCCAGGAAGCCAAAGAACGCACGGCGATTAACCGCCGAATCGCACAGCTTCTAGGCGAACTGAAGCGTGCCCAGTACGTCGGCTATACCGCCACGCCGTTCGCGAACGTATTTGTCGATCCTGAGGACTCCGAAGACATCTTCCCTAAGGATTTCATCATCAGTCTGAAGCCGCCAGCAGATTACATGGGTGGCAATGCCTTCCACGATCTCGGGCGGGACGACCCGGACGACGGCGCTGAAGCAGACGTTCCGCGCACCGTCGCTAACTCGAACGAGAAGGCCTACGTCCGGCCACTCCTCGCCGCGCCGGACGACCTGAAGGCCCGTGACAACGAAATGCTTGGTGCCCTGGACGCATACGTACTCGCCGGGGCCATCAAGCTTCAGCGTGCCTCCAAACTCGGCAAGCCCAGGCTATTTCGCCACCACACAATGCTGGTCCACGAGTCGGTTAGCACCGCTGAGCACGCCGCCCTCGCCAACGACATTCGTCGGGTCTGGACTTCGGCGGGCTACGACTTGCCGATGGGACTTAAACGACTTCAGGACCTGTGGACTAACGACTTCCGGAGAGTAACCGCTGCTCGTGCACCGACAGAGCCGGGAATCGCGGGATTCGCCGAACTGATCCCCCACATTGGGCACGCAGTCGGTAAAATCCAGATGGGCGTCAACCCTGTCGTTATCGTAAACGGCGTCGCAGAGAAAGACTATCTTCAGGATGACATAGACTTTCAGTCTGGCGACGTCTGGAAGGTCCTCGTCGGCGGCACCAAGCTATCTCGTGGGTTCACAGTGGAGGGCCTGACGGTCTCGTACTACACACGGAGGACAACTGCCGCCGATACGCTCATGCAGATGGGTCGATGGTTTGGCTACCGCCGCCACTACCGAGATCTAGTTCGGTTGTATATCGGCCGAAACGTCCCCGGACCGAGAAAGACTGTCGTCGATCTGTATAGGACGTTTGAAGCAGTAGTCCGCGACGAAGAAGACTTCCGGGAGGAACTTCGTCGGTTCCAGGGATTTGATGACGACGGTCGGCCGCGCGTCCGACCTATGGACGTGCCGCCGTTGGTGTATCAAACGTTGCCGTACCTCAAACCAACCAACAGTGCCAAAATGTATAACGCCGAGCTCACCGAACAGGGCGAGGGTGGCAAGGTGGTCGACTTCAACCAGCTGGGTGAACACAATGACAGGGTGAACGAAAGTCACTTCGAGGCGGTGCAGTCGCTGCTCGACGCGGCGAGCACCGAAGGCGAGTTCTTCTATATCAGCGAAGCCGGGGCACCCCGGCCCTGGAAAGCTCACTACGGAATCTTCGACGCGGAGGCTCTTATCGACGTTGCGAGCAGGTTCCAATGGGCAAAGAACTTCAAGTTCGAGCCTTACCTCGCCTTTATGCGTAAGGCGGTCGACGGGGGCACGCTCGAAGACTGGGCGATCATCGTGCCCGAGATCAATTCTCTGCCGACAAAGACTGTCGGCGAACGTCGTCTGAAGATCATGCGCCGGTACCGCCGCTCAGACAGACCCTGGCAGTTCTCAGGATCGTCGACCCGTCAGCGCGATGCGCTATTGGCCGTTTCTAGCGGGATGGATGCGGACACGGTCGACGTGAGTGGCCATATTTCGGCGGCGCTCGATTTGCCCGAGTACTCGCATGTGAAGGAACTCAAAGTTCCGACTCGTGGCGCATTCCTGCTGACCTTCGCCGGAGACAGCACCTCGGCACGATTCCACGACACCAAGGGCATAACGGATCCCAAGAAGTTGCCCGATCCGGTCGACCCGAAACACATTGCGACGATGTTCTCGTACGCGTTGCCGCTCGCATCCGCTCCCGCGGGTCGAATCGCCTTCACAGTGCGCCGAAAAGACCGCCCCGACGACGCGATAGTTGACGCGTAG
- a CDS encoding PD-(D/E)XK motif protein: protein MSEQSSELDPDTLEKYFRSGTVTSHSFSCAPEIILRIDGPGQKISLLTPHSGMVQDVASLKRVSTGVEVRADREWACFTVDARNMYTEAYGLMLSIVQAMRGGATFAAATAAAITNMKTMLAAKPRISEEKQIGLIGELLLFRALIDGFDECSAIEWWLGPLAEERDYAFPTFDAEVKTTLGESRTHVIHGAGQLEPNPSRPLWLVSVQITRAGGDPNGITLPGLVQEIRKQLTSTRDRFVTYLASEAWEDDDAAMYPTAYILRTTPTAYLVDDDFPAVTRSRLEAVVPHSNLVSAVSYRVDVSSRTAGDPGEPLTGFISPVFTQEG from the coding sequence ATGAGCGAACAGTCGTCAGAGCTAGATCCGGACACATTGGAAAAGTACTTCCGCAGCGGGACGGTAACTTCCCATTCCTTCTCCTGCGCTCCTGAGATTATCCTCAGAATTGACGGCCCCGGACAGAAAATCTCGCTACTGACACCCCACAGTGGGATGGTGCAGGACGTGGCTTCACTGAAGCGGGTCAGCACAGGTGTCGAGGTACGAGCCGACCGCGAGTGGGCGTGCTTTACAGTCGATGCACGCAACATGTACACAGAGGCTTACGGGCTGATGCTGTCCATCGTCCAGGCAATGCGCGGCGGAGCGACCTTTGCGGCTGCGACGGCGGCCGCGATAACGAACATGAAGACGATGCTCGCAGCCAAACCTCGGATCTCCGAAGAAAAACAGATCGGGCTGATTGGCGAGCTACTGTTGTTCCGAGCTCTAATCGACGGCTTCGATGAGTGCTCAGCGATTGAATGGTGGTTGGGCCCGCTCGCTGAGGAGCGCGACTACGCCTTCCCAACCTTTGATGCTGAGGTCAAGACCACACTAGGCGAGTCAAGGACTCATGTGATCCATGGGGCGGGTCAGCTCGAGCCGAACCCCAGCCGGCCACTCTGGCTCGTGTCCGTTCAAATCACCCGGGCCGGTGGCGATCCGAACGGCATCACTCTCCCAGGGCTGGTCCAGGAGATCCGCAAACAGCTGACTTCGACTCGGGACAGGTTCGTGACATACCTTGCATCAGAAGCCTGGGAGGACGACGACGCCGCAATGTATCCGACGGCGTACATCCTCCGCACGACACCAACGGCATATTTGGTGGATGATGACTTCCCAGCGGTCACACGTAGTCGTCTGGAGGCGGTCGTTCCTCACAGCAATCTTGTCAGTGCCGTGTCCTATCGTGTCGACGTCTCCTCGCGCACTGCAGGAGACCCGGGCGAGCCGCTCACCGGCTTCATCAGTCCAGTATTCACGCAGGAGGGATGA